A stretch of Chitinophaga caeni DNA encodes these proteins:
- a CDS encoding sigma-70 family RNA polymerase sigma factor, with protein sequence MTGYESYNDQELTELLRLGDRTAFGEIYARHIAYLYRFAFHIIRDEEECTDAIQDVFTWFWENREKLHITNLKAYLTAAVKYKLTRVIVASKRKEAIFCREIPVEVMSQSDDLAVKELRTVINDFVQTLPPRAKEIYLLSREQFFSNKEIAARLGISEKTVENQMTITLRKLRVYLGKLSFWSIFYKIFPAAWGIAPLNVPNNV encoded by the coding sequence ATGACCGGTTATGAATCATATAATGACCAGGAACTGACCGAACTGCTCCGGTTGGGCGATAGAACTGCCTTCGGGGAGATTTATGCCCGGCATATAGCTTATTTATACCGATTTGCATTCCATATTATCCGTGATGAAGAAGAATGTACGGATGCGATACAGGATGTATTTACCTGGTTTTGGGAGAACCGTGAAAAACTTCATATCACGAATTTGAAGGCTTATTTAACAGCGGCAGTTAAATATAAATTAACCCGTGTAATTGTTGCCAGTAAAAGGAAGGAGGCTATCTTTTGCCGTGAAATACCGGTTGAAGTGATGAGTCAAAGTGATGATCTAGCCGTAAAGGAACTTAGAACTGTTATCAACGATTTTGTGCAAACGCTTCCTCCCAGGGCAAAGGAAATTTACCTGTTAAGCCGCGAACAATTCTTCTCCAATAAGGAAATAGCTGCCCGCCTCGGTATCTCCGAAAAAACGGTAGAAAATCAAATGACCATAACCCTAAGAAAATTAAGGGTTTATCTAGGCAAATTATCTTTCTGGTCAATTTTTTATAAAATTTTCCCTGCTGCTTGGGGGATAGCCCCGTTAAATGTCCCTAATAATGTATAA
- a CDS encoding AraC family ligand binding domain-containing protein, which produces MKKQDSFPILGIQEFQAGISSNQHLLFHELSGEHLIEKAHKHDFFMMFLVKEGTGIHTIDFQEYPVQKLQLHILFPGQVHKWSLNKDIIAHQLMISRAVFENIQTVFQFTYSLYQQHPVIELGKDVFDQLWYEFVTIRQELQQENILWSIINLRSHLILQLISREVEQHFEDLQVYKSKPVLIKYHDLVDKTIKSINPFRFMPNSYILRPTT; this is translated from the coding sequence ATGAAAAAGCAGGATTCATTTCCCATTTTAGGTATACAGGAATTTCAAGCTGGAATTTCTTCGAACCAACACCTGCTTTTCCACGAGTTAAGCGGCGAACATCTTATAGAAAAAGCGCATAAACATGATTTCTTTATGATGTTCCTGGTCAAGGAAGGTACCGGTATCCATACGATAGATTTTCAAGAATACCCGGTACAAAAGTTACAATTACATATATTATTCCCTGGACAAGTGCATAAATGGTCATTAAACAAAGATATCATCGCACATCAATTGATGATTAGCAGGGCCGTTTTCGAGAATATACAAACCGTTTTTCAATTTACTTATAGCTTATATCAACAACACCCGGTTATCGAACTGGGAAAAGATGTCTTCGATCAATTATGGTACGAATTTGTAACCATCCGTCAAGAGTTACAGCAAGAAAACATCTTATGGTCGATCATAAACCTGAGAAGCCATTTAATATTACAGCTTATCAGCCGGGAAGTAGAACAGCATTTCGAAGATTTGCAAGTTTATAAATCCAAACCGGTCTTGATCAAGTATCATGACCTGGTGGATAAAACTATAAAGAGCATAAATCCGTTTCGTTTTATGCCGAACAGTTACATATTACGGCCAACTACTTAA
- a CDS encoding amidohydrolase family protein, with the protein MPSNQLSRKDFIRNSSLLLASSSMFPGRSFIQAKDERQKERSTYTLKNVRLETGFIYDDDNNITATKTALFSLKIEDGKIAAIHENRNIPGAIDAKGYLMLPAFKDMHIHLDKTFYGGPWRAKSPKNRSVKDMIAFEQQNLPEMLKTSTEKAERIIELLQSKGSYFARSHVNIEPTSKLQSLKNLQEALENKKNSFGAELVAFPQHGIYYTESAPIMKDAAQMGIDYIGG; encoded by the coding sequence ATGCCATCAAATCAATTATCCAGGAAAGATTTTATAAGGAATTCGTCATTATTATTAGCGAGTAGCAGCATGTTCCCAGGCAGGTCATTCATACAGGCTAAGGATGAACGCCAAAAGGAAAGATCCACGTACACTTTGAAAAATGTACGACTCGAAACTGGTTTTATTTATGACGATGACAATAACATTACGGCTACTAAAACGGCGTTGTTTTCCTTGAAGATTGAAGATGGTAAAATTGCTGCAATTCATGAAAACAGGAACATCCCCGGCGCGATCGATGCTAAGGGATACCTCATGCTCCCTGCCTTCAAAGACATGCACATTCATCTTGATAAAACCTTTTACGGCGGACCTTGGCGAGCAAAGTCACCCAAAAACAGATCCGTTAAGGACATGATCGCTTTCGAGCAACAAAACTTACCGGAGATGCTGAAGACTTCCACTGAGAAAGCGGAGCGAATCATAGAATTGCTGCAATCCAAAGGGTCATATTTTGCCAGGAGCCACGTAAATATCGAACCAACATCCAAATTGCAATCCCTAAAAAATTTACAGGAAGCATTAGAAAACAAGAAAAATTCTTTCGGTGCAGAGCTGGTCGCGTTTCCTCAACATGGAATTTATTATACGGAGTCTGCTCCCATTATGAAAGATGCCGCGCAAATGGGGATCGATTATATAGGGGGCTAG
- a CDS encoding helix-turn-helix domain-containing protein encodes MNVPATHMIQNRILLEAKRLLQASECSIKEIAYELGFNDLAYFSNFFKTQTGYSPRQFKERL; translated from the coding sequence CTGAACGTTCCGGCAACCCACATGATACAAAATAGGATATTATTAGAAGCCAAACGCTTGCTGCAAGCTTCTGAATGCAGCATCAAGGAAATTGCTTATGAACTTGGCTTTAACGATCTTGCCTATTTTTCAAACTTCTTTAAAACCCAAACTGGATATTCTCCCAGGCAATTCAAAGAACGGTTATAA
- a CDS encoding amidohydrolase family protein, with protein MKRILIVLLLLTGINKQETFAQYLLKNATIITGNARLQPRTGNVYVREDKIVKVDYQQRNDKPGYTVIDCTGKFIMPGVMDAHVHLATQRSENEASELLKTRALLKNMIAHGITTVRDMAGNAEYLGKVARQINTGKFAGPDIYYAAQFAGPDYFKMIQSSGREDSTLGNSPWYRSITASTDMKQVIAEAKAAGVSGIKVYADLSADLVKKISKEAHRQGLQVWCHGTIYPAKPLDAIRAHPNSMSHAADIGFQQFPGDTLDISEAWDSYYKGFVLDTALQVSLMKMMKQYHIYLDPTLYHAANNKLTHAAAIAKIAHSVGVAVVTGTDWIYPEGPGKVPLEDELKELIHKCGFSNLEAIQATTWNSARVTGLEDRGLIKKGMKADILILDKDPLEDISAIFTPQQVMKNGIWIKDTL; from the coding sequence ATGAAAAGAATTTTGATAGTGTTGTTGTTGCTGACCGGCATCAACAAACAGGAAACTTTTGCCCAGTATTTACTGAAAAATGCGACTATCATTACCGGGAATGCCAGGCTTCAACCGCGTACCGGGAATGTTTACGTAAGGGAAGACAAAATTGTGAAAGTTGATTATCAACAGCGAAATGATAAACCCGGTTATACAGTGATCGATTGTACAGGCAAGTTTATTATGCCGGGTGTAATGGATGCACATGTTCATCTTGCTACGCAACGGTCAGAAAACGAAGCATCGGAGTTATTAAAAACCCGGGCATTGTTGAAAAATATGATAGCACACGGTATCACCACGGTGCGCGATATGGCCGGAAATGCAGAATACCTGGGGAAGGTTGCCCGGCAAATTAATACGGGTAAATTTGCCGGCCCGGATATTTATTACGCTGCTCAATTTGCCGGCCCGGATTATTTTAAGATGATACAATCTTCCGGCCGGGAAGATAGTACCCTGGGAAATAGTCCCTGGTACCGCTCCATAACAGCATCTACTGATATGAAACAAGTCATCGCGGAGGCGAAAGCTGCCGGGGTGAGCGGGATAAAAGTGTATGCTGATCTCAGCGCCGATTTAGTGAAAAAAATCTCGAAGGAAGCCCATCGTCAAGGTTTACAAGTATGGTGCCACGGTACTATTTATCCTGCAAAGCCATTGGATGCTATCCGTGCACATCCAAATTCAATGTCGCATGCTGCGGATATCGGGTTTCAACAGTTCCCGGGAGATACGTTGGATATTAGTGAGGCTTGGGATTCTTATTATAAAGGCTTTGTATTGGATACGGCTTTACAGGTTTCTTTAATGAAAATGATGAAGCAGTATCATATTTATTTAGATCCCACTTTATATCATGCTGCAAATAACAAATTAACACATGCTGCTGCTATTGCCAAAATTGCGCATAGCGTTGGTGTTGCGGTAGTTACGGGAACGGATTGGATTTATCCCGAAGGGCCGGGAAAGGTTCCTTTGGAAGACGAATTGAAGGAGTTGATCCATAAATGCGGATTCTCTAACTTGGAGGCTATTCAAGCAACAACTTGGAATAGCGCTAGGGTAACCGGATTAGAAGATCGCGGTCTGATCAAAAAAGGTATGAAGGCAGATATCCTTATCCTGGACAAGGATCCGCTCGAAGATATTTCTGCTATTTTTACCCCGCAACAAGTTATGAAAAACGGTATATGGATCAAAGATACGCTATGA
- a CDS encoding ankyrin repeat domain-containing protein, whose translation MKDSIYIKEHIIEAVSNNRIKTVEEALKSGADVNTKDASGQSLLLIATKSGYIPMAELLVAYGADVNQQDRQLDSPFLYAGATGQAVLIRLFLKHGARFDIFNRYNGSALIPACERGHIEVVKILTSTEGFPIDHINRLGWTALLEAVILGDGSKKYEKIVQILVDAGCNTAIADKDGVTALQHARSRGFQNIVSILERS comes from the coding sequence ATGAAAGATTCAATTTATATAAAAGAGCATATTATAGAAGCAGTCAGCAATAACCGGATCAAAACAGTTGAAGAAGCATTAAAATCAGGGGCGGATGTAAATACAAAAGATGCATCCGGGCAATCCTTGTTATTGATAGCAACTAAATCGGGTTATATCCCGATGGCAGAATTACTGGTAGCATATGGCGCAGATGTGAACCAACAAGACCGCCAGCTCGATAGTCCTTTCCTGTATGCCGGGGCTACCGGGCAGGCCGTGTTGATCCGGTTATTTTTAAAACATGGCGCCCGGTTTGATATCTTCAACCGGTATAATGGAAGCGCCCTAATCCCCGCTTGCGAGAGAGGACATATAGAAGTTGTAAAAATCCTAACATCGACGGAAGGTTTCCCGATCGATCATATCAATAGACTTGGATGGACGGCATTATTGGAAGCCGTTATACTCGGTGATGGCAGTAAAAAATATGAAAAGATCGTGCAGATACTTGTTGATGCGGGTTGCAACACGGCCATTGCAGATAAAGACGGCGTTACCGCGTTGCAACACGCCCGTTCCAGGGGATTTCAAAATATCGTAAGCATCCTGGAAAGGTCATAG
- a CDS encoding amidohydrolase family protein: protein MQLAVDYNKGIDIHLHEGGQGGLRAVEYLIEKVLENPVLKDKTYLSHCFVLASLEKTQQEAIAEQLAAAGIGIVSTIPFGRTIMPIPTLYKHGVKVSTGNDSIIDHWNTFGTGSVLQKANLMAQLYGYSSELNLSRALRIATGDILPLDQNGQQQWPKVHDAANVVLLDASCSAEAVARVPGIKSLIHQGRVIY from the coding sequence GTGCAGCTGGCTGTAGATTATAACAAGGGAATCGATATTCATTTGCATGAAGGCGGTCAAGGTGGTTTGAGAGCCGTGGAATACTTGATCGAAAAAGTATTGGAAAACCCGGTACTGAAAGATAAAACTTACTTGAGCCACTGCTTCGTTTTAGCCAGCCTGGAAAAAACACAACAGGAAGCAATTGCTGAGCAACTAGCGGCAGCCGGTATTGGCATTGTTTCTACGATTCCCTTCGGTCGTACGATAATGCCGATTCCCACTTTATATAAACACGGCGTAAAAGTCTCAACAGGGAATGACAGCATCATCGATCATTGGAACACTTTCGGTACGGGAAGCGTTCTGCAAAAGGCCAACTTGATGGCGCAACTGTACGGTTATTCGAGCGAGCTGAATTTATCCCGCGCCCTTAGAATTGCAACAGGCGATATTTTACCCTTGGATCAAAACGGTCAACAACAATGGCCCAAGGTTCATGATGCAGCCAATGTTGTTTTACTGGACGCCAGTTGCTCCGCTGAAGCCGTTGCAAGAGTCCCTGGAATAAAAAGCTTGATACATCAAGGCCGGGTAATATATTAA
- a CDS encoding TlpA family protein disulfide reductase, translated as MKRILLIVILCLTGMLVNAQSLRFSSMIHPSGTKLYLYKEWPEHELIDTLIFQGKPVTMNLPDTLAVYAIQSRKPWMSSTIFPGSKPVAVAVMKDSSVKVNGGPLQREWDRIEDSLAPVQAEWNKWGNIYSESKDLEVKLEANNKSNYYAGIVQRSRLQFALHHADDLAGAYMADYYSFAWQPGDLKQLLPAFKNIDRYKPVYDKLSAKWTFFENTKLVGKMAPTFNLESIDGKKYDLQEILKGHKYVLVDFWASWCTPCRATNRKLAPHYKDLQRRGIALVSISVDEKDEAWRKAVASDKIPWLQLISREGMKSQCVVDYKVTSLPSTFLLDQSGKVIQQHVELEELLQL; from the coding sequence ATGAAAAGGATACTACTGATCGTGATATTATGTTTGACGGGAATGCTTGTCAATGCTCAAAGCCTTCGCTTTTCAAGCATGATCCATCCCTCCGGAACAAAATTGTACTTGTACAAGGAATGGCCGGAGCATGAGTTGATCGATACATTGATTTTCCAAGGAAAACCTGTCACGATGAATTTACCGGATACCTTGGCAGTGTATGCAATACAAAGCCGTAAACCTTGGATGAGTAGTACCATCTTCCCCGGCTCAAAGCCTGTTGCGGTAGCCGTGATGAAGGATAGCTCGGTAAAGGTAAACGGAGGCCCTTTGCAAAGAGAATGGGATCGTATTGAGGATAGCTTGGCTCCTGTTCAAGCTGAATGGAATAAATGGGGCAATATTTATAGCGAATCAAAAGATCTGGAGGTAAAACTGGAAGCGAATAATAAGAGTAATTATTACGCGGGCATCGTACAAAGGTCAAGGCTTCAATTCGCCTTGCATCATGCTGATGATCTTGCCGGGGCTTATATGGCCGATTATTATTCCTTCGCTTGGCAGCCCGGGGACTTGAAGCAACTGTTACCTGCCTTTAAAAATATCGATCGGTACAAGCCAGTATATGATAAGTTGTCGGCCAAATGGACCTTCTTTGAAAATACGAAGCTCGTAGGGAAAATGGCGCCTACCTTTAACTTGGAAAGCATTGATGGCAAAAAATATGATTTGCAAGAGATTCTCAAGGGACATAAATACGTACTGGTTGATTTCTGGGCTTCCTGGTGTACACCTTGCAGGGCAACGAACAGGAAACTTGCGCCGCATTACAAGGACTTACAGCGGCGTGGCATCGCCTTGGTGTCTATTTCCGTAGATGAAAAGGATGAGGCTTGGAGAAAGGCCGTTGCTTCAGATAAAATTCCTTGGCTTCAGTTGATCTCCAGGGAAGGGATGAAATCTCAATGCGTGGTCGACTATAAAGTAACTTCATTACCATCTACTTTCCTATTAGATCAATCCGGGAAGGTCATTCAGCAACATGTTGAATTAGAAGAATTGCTTCAACTTTAA
- a CDS encoding FecR family protein, whose product MQGAVKINEQVILKPGEQASSSNDGELSVSKVNATATIAWKDGYFDFTDEDIYQIMRVLSRWYDVSVIYEGTIPGDKMSGRIRKYENASKVLDMVERTGLLRFKIEGKKIIVMKY is encoded by the coding sequence TTGCAAGGCGCTGTAAAGATTAATGAACAGGTAATTTTAAAACCGGGTGAACAGGCTAGTTCTAGCAATGATGGTGAACTGTCGGTATCAAAAGTGAATGCAACGGCAACCATCGCATGGAAAGACGGGTATTTTGATTTTACGGACGAAGATATTTACCAGATTATGCGCGTATTGTCAAGATGGTACGATGTTTCAGTAATATACGAAGGAACGATTCCCGGGGATAAAATGAGCGGCAGGATCCGTAAATATGAAAATGCATCCAAAGTACTGGATATGGTGGAGCGTACAGGATTGCTACGTTTTAAAATAGAAGGTAAGAAGATCATCGTAATGAAATATTAA
- a CDS encoding FecR family protein, translated as MTNQELSEIIERIAANKASADDLRKYDAWCNAMQDVPGAELPSNFDEKQQHMWERIQHTIDRPNRTGKIWFPAAAACIIILVITGTFAWKHYKSIPALQGNAVQHLADIAPGKHTGTLTLANGKQVQLSDISEGELLNEDGARISKTTDSTLVYQADIGSNGAPSLSYNILSTANAQQYQLTLPDGTKVWVNAATSLKFPVSFKGMANREVILDGEAYFEVAERVQQPFIVKTRGQEVRVLGTHFNINSYTDEPFVKPRYCKAL; from the coding sequence ATGACGAATCAAGAACTCTCGGAAATAATTGAAAGGATTGCTGCCAATAAGGCCAGTGCTGATGACTTGCGGAAATACGATGCTTGGTGCAATGCTATGCAAGATGTTCCCGGTGCTGAGCTGCCATCAAATTTTGATGAAAAGCAGCAACATATGTGGGAGCGTATTCAACATACCATAGATAGGCCTAACCGTACCGGGAAAATTTGGTTCCCGGCCGCCGCTGCTTGTATCATAATCTTGGTCATTACGGGCACATTTGCCTGGAAACATTATAAGAGCATCCCGGCCTTGCAGGGTAATGCGGTGCAACATTTAGCTGATATTGCCCCCGGTAAACATACGGGTACCTTAACCCTCGCCAATGGAAAACAGGTGCAACTCTCCGATATTTCGGAAGGGGAGCTGTTGAATGAAGATGGGGCAAGGATTTCCAAAACTACGGATAGTACGTTGGTTTATCAGGCTGATATTGGCTCGAATGGCGCGCCTTCATTATCTTATAATATACTATCTACCGCTAATGCACAACAATATCAATTGACGCTGCCTGATGGTACAAAGGTATGGGTCAATGCGGCTACCTCTTTGAAATTCCCTGTAAGTTTTAAAGGAATGGCGAATAGGGAAGTTATACTGGATGGGGAAGCGTATTTCGAAGTGGCGGAACGCGTGCAGCAACCTTTCATCGTTAAAACCAGGGGGCAAGAGGTCCGTGTTTTAGGAACACATTTTAATATCAATAGTTATACGGATGAACCTTTTGTAAAACCACGTTATTGCAAGGCGCTGTAA